GGCCGATGCGAGAAACATTCCATCTCATGGAGTGTCTCGGCTGGCTTTCTATCGAATGAATAAAGACCGCGGTTTTTCTAAGCCTGGCGCCAAGCCTGAAATCGTCTGGGAGACGCCGTGTTCGCTTGTCGTCGACGGGCATGACGGAGTGGGTTGCTATGTATCGGAATTTTGCGTGAAAAAGATCATCGAAAAAGCGTCTCAGGCCGGCACGGGCTTTTGCGCCGCGCGGAACTCCAATCACTTTGGAATTGCGGGATACTGGGCGGAGACAATCGCTCGACACGATATGATCGGCATGGCGTTCACCAATACCCGAACCTGTGGAATCCCGACCTACGGGCGCCAAAGAATGCTCGGCACCAATCCGATAGCGGTAGGTATACCCGAAGAAAACACGCGCAACAGTGTTTTTTTGCTCGACATGGCGACGACGACGGTGGCTCACGGCAAGATTGAGGTTTACGACAGACGCAAGAAACCCATGCCGCTCGGTTGGGCGGTTGATGAGAACGGCATCGGGACTGCCGACGCCACCGGCTTCGAGAAGATGTTTTTGTCGAATCCGACGTATGGTGGTCACCTTTTCCTTGGTGGCGGGGGTGAGGAAAACGGCGGACACAAGGGTTACGGCCTGGGGCTTCTCGTCGAGCTGCTCTGTTCAGGACTGTCGTTGGGCATGAGCACGGTGGAAACCTTTCGCGAAGGCCAAGGTTCAGGGATAACTCACTTCTTCGGCGCTATCCGACTTGATCTTTTCGGAGATCCGAAAGAGCTGAAGCGTCGAGTGAGTAAAATTCTCGACGATATCCGCAAAAGTGAAAAAGCGGTGGACCAGGAGAGAATTTACATCCACGGGGAAAAAGAATCCGAAGCTCGTGAGAAAGCGCTGAAAGAAGGCATTTTTATCGATGACGCGACACGCGATTTTTTGGGCTCGCTGAGCGAGGAACTCAAGCTGGAACCGATTCGGTTTCTACCGACTGAGGAAGAAGT
The genomic region above belongs to Synergistaceae bacterium and contains:
- a CDS encoding Ldh family oxidoreductase, yielding MGNKVCYDDLMKLTESILSKGYGYSHEESEVTARVLVEADARNIPSHGVSRLAFYRMNKDRGFSKPGAKPEIVWETPCSLVVDGHDGVGCYVSEFCVKKIIEKASQAGTGFCAARNSNHFGIAGYWAETIARHDMIGMAFTNTRTCGIPTYGRQRMLGTNPIAVGIPEENTRNSVFLLDMATTTVAHGKIEVYDRRKKPMPLGWAVDENGIGTADATGFEKMFLSNPTYGGHLFLGGGGEENGGHKGYGLGLLVELLCSGLSLGMSTVETFREGQGSGITHFFGAIRLDLFGDPKELKRRVSKILDDIRKSEKAVDQERIYIHGEKESEAREKALKEGIFIDDATRDFLGSLSEELKLEPIRFLPTEEEVTSLS